The nucleotide sequence GCCGTGCTCGGCGTCGGCATGCTGTTGAGAACGGTCTGGCTGCAGCGTCGGCGTCCGGCGCCCGACACGGCGTACGTCAGCGTCGATGCGGATGGCAACGGGGTCGCCTGGGGGCGGGAGCCGCTGGATGTCCAATCCCGCGCGCGGGGCATGATTTCATCCCGCCCTGCGACGTCCGCCGTGGTGCTGCTGGGCCTCGGCGCGCTGGTCGGCCTGCTGTTGAAGCGACGGTAAGTCAGGCGGCCGCCGCTGCGGCGGCCGCCGAGGCCGGCCAGGACCTCCGCAACCCCAGCTTGCGCCGCAACGCGTCCTGATACTCCCAATCAGCGGCGCAGTCGCTGTCGCAGAACAGGCGCTCTTCGAAAACCTGTTCGTTGCCGCAGTTGTGGCAAAGCCCCCTGGGCTGCAGCGCGCCTGATCGGCGGCGCTGCGCGGCCAGGGCCTGCGTCAGGTAACGCTGCTCAGAATCGAATGCGAGATCGGCTTCATCGGCCATGCGATGCTCCCATGACGGTGAGAGCCGATTCTTCCGCACGGACGCCGGGCTGCCGCTTCGGGTGCGCCAAGTTCTGCTGTAGGACTTCGGCCTGCCGTTGAGCCAGCGCCTGTGAAAGGTCTCGTAGGCGCCGGTCAGCCGAACGTGAACGCATAAGCCTCGATTCCCGGCTTCTCGAACTCGACTTCGAAGACCCGGTCATGGATCGGCCCAGGCTGCCGGACCAGCTGGTAGAGCCTGTGTTCGGCGAGCACGCCCCGGCCCTGGGCATCGATGTCGGCGCCGTGGGCAGGCCCGGGCGGCTGCCCGTCGAGCCGCACCCGGAACGGCACGGGCTTGCCTGGCGCCGCAGGGCCCATCACCAGATGGACATCCCGGGCGTGGAAGCTGTGCACGATGCGTCCGTGCGCCCCGTCGAGCAGCGCCGCTTCGCGCCCGACCGTCCAGTCGCCGGCGAGTGCCCAGGTGTCCGGCCGCAAGCGGTCGGGCGCCGCGTAGCGCGCGGTCCGGCCCAGCACCATCCCCCCGGCAGAAGCGAAGTTCGCCGCGCGGTCGCGGCCGACGTAGGTCTCCGGCGTTCGCAGGTGGGCCCAGTCGGCTGGGGCCTGGCTGCCGGTGCCGGTCACGCGGACCGGATCCATCGGCACGTCCTTCGCCCCGGCTTCCATCAAGAGCTGCTGGATGACCTTTTCGGAGCGTTCGAAGTCCCCCTCCCCGAAGTGATGGTGGCGGATCCTCCCCCGCGCATCGACGAAGTAGAGCGCCGGCCAGTACCTGTTGCCGAACGCATCCCAGACCGCGCGCCTGCTGTCCACCGCGATGGGGTAATCGATCCTGAATTGCGCCGCCGCCTGCCGAACCCGGTCGACGTCCTTCTCGAAGCTGAACTCCGGCGTGTGCACGCCGATGACGACCAGCCCGCGGTCCTGGTACCTGTCGGCCCATGCGCGCACGTGGGGCAGCGTGCGCTGCCAGTTGATGCACGAGTAGGTCCAGAAGTCGACCAGCACCACCTTGCCGCGCAGCGCCTGGGCAGTGAGCGGACTCGAGTTCAGCCACCCGACCGCCCCGTCCAGGGAGGGCATGGCGCGTGCCGCATGCAGCCGGGAAGGGCTC is from Ramlibacter tataouinensis TTB310 and encodes:
- a CDS encoding thioredoxin family protein, whose protein sequence is MTMTLSPAATPGNIPRRTLAVAAAACVLWSPSRLHAARAMPSLDGAVGWLNSSPLTAQALRGKVVLVDFWTYSCINWQRTLPHVRAWADRYQDRGLVVIGVHTPEFSFEKDVDRVRQAAAQFRIDYPIAVDSRRAVWDAFGNRYWPALYFVDARGRIRHHHFGEGDFERSEKVIQQLLMEAGAKDVPMDPVRVTGTGSQAPADWAHLRTPETYVGRDRAANFASAGGMVLGRTARYAAPDRLRPDTWALAGDWTVGREAALLDGAHGRIVHSFHARDVHLVMGPAAPGKPVPFRVRLDGQPPGPAHGADIDAQGRGVLAEHRLYQLVRQPGPIHDRVFEVEFEKPGIEAYAFTFG